One genomic segment of Actinoplanes ianthinogenes includes these proteins:
- a CDS encoding UxaA family hydrolase yields MPDLAEVALLLRRGDDVAVATRDLTEGLVLRHDGGDLTVRTAVPRGHKIALRDLAEGAQIHKYGQVIGRATTAVRAGEQVHAHNLGMDAVEHDYEFGTAAAGIAPAAETRTFEGFPRANGTVGTRNYVGIVTSVNCSASTARMIADQFRGPIMDAWPNVDGVVALAHDSGCGMVPASEGGQILRRTLRGYAGHPNIGGLIVLGLGCEMLGVQTLLDDLNAPADTLIERMTIQETGGIRATVRAGSDVVRAMLDRLDERRRQTVPAAKLVLGLNCGGSDGYSGITANPALGHASDLLVAQGATTVLAETPEVFGAEHLLTRRAVSREVGQRLLDRIAWWHKYVEAGGGTLDNNPSPGNKAGGLTTILEKSLGAVAKGGSAPLTAVYEYAEQVTEPGFTFMDTPGYDPVSVTGLVAGGATVVCFTTGRGSVLGGKPAPVIKIATNSEIFERMRDDMDLDTGGIVTGATTIEAAGAAIFETILAVASGTVTASEDLDLGRDEFVPWQLGAVT; encoded by the coding sequence ATGCCCGACCTTGCCGAAGTCGCCCTGCTGCTGCGCCGGGGAGACGACGTCGCCGTTGCCACCCGCGATCTGACCGAGGGACTCGTGCTGCGGCACGACGGCGGCGACCTGACGGTCCGGACCGCGGTGCCGCGCGGGCACAAGATCGCCCTGCGGGATCTGGCCGAGGGGGCGCAGATCCACAAGTACGGGCAGGTCATCGGGCGGGCGACGACAGCGGTCCGGGCCGGCGAGCAGGTGCACGCGCACAACCTCGGGATGGATGCCGTCGAGCACGACTACGAGTTCGGGACCGCCGCGGCCGGCATCGCGCCGGCCGCCGAGACGCGGACCTTCGAGGGCTTCCCGCGAGCGAACGGCACGGTCGGCACCCGCAACTACGTCGGCATCGTGACCTCGGTGAACTGCTCCGCCTCAACCGCCCGGATGATCGCCGACCAGTTCCGCGGCCCGATCATGGACGCCTGGCCGAACGTGGACGGTGTCGTCGCGCTCGCCCACGACTCCGGCTGCGGCATGGTCCCGGCCAGCGAGGGCGGGCAGATCCTGCGCCGGACGCTGCGTGGCTACGCCGGCCACCCGAACATCGGCGGACTGATCGTTCTCGGACTGGGCTGCGAGATGCTCGGCGTGCAGACGCTGCTCGACGACCTGAACGCGCCGGCCGACACGCTGATCGAGCGGATGACCATCCAGGAGACCGGCGGCATCCGGGCCACCGTCCGAGCCGGGTCCGACGTGGTCCGCGCCATGCTGGACCGGCTCGACGAGCGCCGCCGCCAGACCGTTCCCGCCGCGAAACTGGTGCTCGGGCTCAACTGCGGCGGCTCCGACGGATACTCCGGGATCACCGCCAACCCGGCCCTCGGCCACGCCTCCGACCTGCTCGTCGCCCAGGGCGCGACGACCGTGCTGGCCGAGACGCCCGAGGTGTTCGGCGCGGAGCACCTGCTCACCCGGCGCGCGGTCAGCCGCGAGGTCGGGCAGCGGCTGCTCGACCGGATCGCCTGGTGGCACAAGTACGTGGAGGCCGGCGGCGGCACGCTGGACAACAACCCGTCGCCCGGTAACAAGGCCGGCGGCCTCACCACGATCCTGGAGAAATCCCTGGGCGCGGTCGCCAAGGGCGGTTCCGCGCCGCTGACGGCGGTTTACGAGTACGCCGAGCAGGTCACCGAGCCCGGCTTCACCTTCATGGACACTCCCGGCTACGACCCGGTCTCGGTCACCGGGCTGGTCGCCGGCGGCGCCACCGTCGTCTGCTTCACCACCGGCCGCGGCTCGGTCCTCGGCGGCAAGCCCGCCCCGGTCATCAAGATCGCCACGAACTCGGAGATCTTCGAGCGGATGCGCGACGACATGGACCTGGACACCGGCGGCATCGTCACCGGCGCCACCACGATCGAGGCGGCCGGCGCGGCCATCTTCGAGACCATCCTGGCGGTCGCCTCCGGCACAGTCACCGCCAGCGAGGACCTGGACCTGGGCCGCGACGAGTTCGTCCCCTGGCAACTGGGCGCGGTGACCTGA
- a CDS encoding NACHT domain-containing protein gives MSLADAEWLNVADKFGSIVGALTGVTSLVITLLAARQHRESPATAPRRARFRSLPAAVLLPASLAVAVSWAGPAVARRLEVPSFYPPVLGAALGLIALLLLLTGLVRWFRAPAASDELRTLLTAQLAAARDQMYDLIGTAADPLHAYVRQLVRGALEAGEPPIRAEAMIDRHRHVVLTAGPGGGKSTLAARLVAATTAWWLTAPRWRIRVRPPFDGVVALRIPATALVTATLEEALGVTGLLSRAPFPGSAWLLCVDGVDEIVDSSDRARVLRRLTHEVTSRPRWVRFLITSRSLPPGELPLLFDAGARHFQLEEFDTEGLALFATAWFTHQAPAGASPAEIAAEASRFLGRIEAAGIGGLARNPLMATMAATIYQNDRGADLPTDRTDLYRGFVRVLRRARATPLDRVSSGVPPVTATPELTAFATRVEGHIDELLVECATATLSAENLNPLARAAARTEAFCPRALVSGTTRLDRLTTLRQRLIATSLIVPQGQEIAFIHRSVAEYLAADPAVGAFDEARWRLDFADPTRRSFALFCLARRAPDVSGVVTRLLTGVAADPVGAGRILADGMAVRPEVEKAVATALIARTRDDHETSADCLTVLLGIATARPWLRRRLEELLDDRAEPLALRCKLAAALFDREPLLHRRVIRELSVEALHSMDARAYLIGRVEKLDPEFAAFLLRRLPRPRALPVSAPAPANVREVMAACALHGTTLHARFEAALVSLGEPGVREALEEMLHTSALTPTERAQAAAALDTGDAQLTMAVHRQNLHDERASTSERRIAAQALSVYGDEDAIQVLHRIALDRTARPIDRFDAIEALERLQDSLAFLALEQMSTDRGLGQADRKQAQRRLDEHRARARPPSVRAVAREPGGNPAETVSQQLDKAWQLAKVNPAEAVETIRTIAADREQPTTCRTAAADMLVRLGDTSAGPTLRELVLADYLGDEVRVEAAAALLFLDERLGRQTLVSANGPRPRGPRRREGRRREMFDGL, from the coding sequence GTGTCGCTTGCGGACGCCGAATGGCTGAATGTCGCCGACAAGTTCGGCTCGATCGTCGGCGCCCTGACCGGCGTCACCTCGCTGGTGATCACCCTTCTGGCGGCGCGGCAGCACCGGGAGTCGCCCGCGACCGCGCCGCGGCGTGCCCGATTCCGGTCACTGCCGGCGGCGGTGCTGCTCCCCGCGTCGCTGGCGGTTGCCGTGTCCTGGGCGGGTCCGGCCGTGGCCCGGCGCCTCGAGGTGCCTTCGTTCTACCCGCCGGTTCTCGGCGCCGCGCTCGGCCTGATCGCGCTGCTCCTGCTGCTCACCGGGCTGGTCCGCTGGTTCCGCGCGCCGGCCGCCTCGGACGAGCTGCGCACGCTGCTCACCGCGCAGTTGGCCGCCGCGCGTGACCAGATGTACGACCTGATCGGCACCGCGGCCGACCCGCTCCACGCCTACGTGCGCCAACTGGTCCGCGGTGCCCTGGAGGCGGGTGAGCCGCCGATCCGCGCCGAAGCCATGATCGACCGGCATCGGCACGTCGTCCTGACCGCCGGCCCGGGCGGCGGCAAGTCCACCCTGGCCGCACGGCTGGTCGCGGCCACGACGGCCTGGTGGCTCACCGCGCCACGCTGGCGGATCCGGGTCCGGCCGCCGTTCGACGGTGTGGTGGCCCTGCGGATCCCGGCGACCGCGCTGGTCACCGCCACGCTGGAGGAGGCGCTGGGCGTGACCGGGCTGCTCAGCCGGGCGCCCTTCCCCGGATCCGCCTGGCTGCTCTGCGTCGACGGCGTCGACGAGATCGTCGACTCGTCCGACCGGGCCCGGGTGCTGCGGCGGCTGACCCACGAGGTGACGTCCCGCCCGCGCTGGGTGCGCTTCCTCATCACCTCACGCTCGTTGCCACCGGGCGAGCTGCCGCTCCTGTTCGACGCGGGCGCCCGGCACTTCCAGCTGGAGGAGTTCGACACCGAGGGGCTGGCCCTGTTCGCCACGGCCTGGTTCACCCACCAGGCGCCGGCCGGGGCGTCGCCCGCCGAGATCGCGGCGGAGGCGTCCCGGTTCCTGGGCCGGATCGAGGCGGCCGGGATCGGCGGGCTGGCGCGGAACCCGTTGATGGCCACCATGGCCGCGACGATCTATCAGAACGATCGCGGGGCGGACCTGCCCACCGACCGGACCGACCTGTACCGCGGTTTCGTCCGGGTGCTGCGCCGGGCCCGGGCCACCCCGCTCGACCGGGTCTCGTCCGGTGTCCCGCCGGTCACGGCCACACCGGAGCTGACCGCGTTCGCCACCCGGGTCGAGGGGCACATCGACGAGTTGCTGGTCGAGTGCGCCACCGCCACGCTCTCCGCCGAGAACCTCAACCCGCTCGCGCGAGCCGCCGCGCGGACGGAGGCGTTCTGCCCCCGCGCCCTGGTGTCCGGCACGACGCGGCTCGACCGGCTGACCACGCTGCGCCAGCGGCTGATCGCCACCTCGCTGATCGTCCCGCAGGGGCAGGAGATCGCCTTCATCCACCGCAGCGTCGCGGAGTACCTGGCCGCCGACCCGGCCGTCGGGGCCTTCGACGAGGCCCGGTGGCGGCTCGACTTCGCCGACCCGACCCGCCGCAGCTTCGCGCTGTTCTGCCTGGCACGCCGGGCCCCCGACGTCTCCGGGGTGGTGACCCGGCTGCTGACCGGGGTCGCCGCCGACCCGGTCGGGGCGGGACGCATCCTCGCCGACGGCATGGCCGTACGCCCCGAGGTGGAGAAGGCGGTCGCCACGGCCTTGATCGCCCGGACCAGGGACGACCACGAGACCAGCGCCGACTGCCTGACCGTCCTGCTGGGCATCGCGACGGCGCGGCCCTGGCTGCGCCGCCGCCTGGAGGAGTTGCTCGACGACCGGGCGGAGCCGCTCGCGCTGCGCTGCAAGCTGGCCGCCGCGCTCTTCGACCGGGAGCCGCTGCTGCATCGCCGGGTGATCCGGGAGCTCAGCGTCGAGGCGCTGCATTCGATGGACGCCCGCGCCTACCTGATCGGCCGGGTGGAGAAGCTCGACCCGGAGTTCGCCGCCTTCCTGCTGCGCAGGCTTCCCCGCCCGCGGGCGCTGCCGGTCAGCGCCCCGGCGCCGGCCAACGTCCGCGAGGTGATGGCGGCCTGCGCCCTGCACGGGACCACCCTGCACGCCCGTTTCGAGGCCGCCCTGGTCTCGCTCGGCGAGCCTGGCGTCCGCGAAGCCCTCGAAGAGATGCTGCACACCAGCGCGCTGACCCCGACGGAGCGCGCGCAGGCCGCCGCCGCGCTGGACACCGGCGACGCCCAGCTGACGATGGCGGTGCACCGGCAGAACCTGCACGACGAACGGGCCTCGACGAGCGAGCGGCGCATCGCCGCCCAGGCGCTGTCCGTTTACGGCGACGAGGACGCCATCCAGGTGCTGCACCGGATCGCCCTGGACCGGACCGCCCGGCCGATCGACCGGTTCGACGCGATCGAGGCGCTCGAACGGTTGCAGGATTCCCTCGCGTTCCTGGCGCTGGAACAGATGTCCACCGACCGGGGACTCGGGCAGGCCGACCGGAAGCAGGCGCAACGCCGCCTCGACGAGCACCGCGCCCGGGCGCGGCCCCCCTCGGTCCGGGCGGTGGCCCGCGAGCCCGGCGGCAACCCGGCGGAGACCGTCTCGCAGCAGCTCGACAAGGCGTGGCAGTTGGCGAAGGTCAATCCGGCCGAGGCCGTCGAGACGATCCGGACCATCGCCGCCGACCGGGAGCAGCCGACCACCTGCCGGACGGCCGCGGCCGACATGCTGGTCCGCCTCGGCGACACCTCGGCTGGTCCGACGCTCCGCGAGCTCGTCCTGGCCGATTACCTCGGCGACGAGGTCCGCGTCGAGGCCGCCGCCGCGCTGCTGTTTCTTGACGAGCGGCTGGGCCGGCAGACGCTGGTCTCGGCGAACGGACCGCGGCCCCGCGGCCCGCGACGCCGGGAGGGCCGCCGGCGCGAGATGTTCGACGGGCTCTGA
- a CDS encoding dolichyl-phosphate-mannose--protein mannosyltransferase has translation MITAVPDIVRRRLTSLDTRLDPYSWLVTGVIVTIAAILRLSGITYPQKLIFDEIYYPTDAWDMLQHGVEWDEKTNGPGYVVHPPLGKWLIALGEKAVGNSSLGWRLPAAIAGTLMILILIRVAYRLFHSIVLAGLAGLLMTLDGFQLVLSRTSLLDIFLGLFVLATFAAMVLDRDHYRRGLLRALETGTNRVIVPWWLFVAGVLFGLACAVKWSALFFLPVFAVLIIVWRVKARRSAGVRVTILGDLGWGLTSFALAAVFYLATWTGWLVTGTGFYRHWRADNGMSEPPVLGALLNLWHYHSEAYRFHSGLTKPHRYQSWPWQWLLLGRPVPFDFATPGGCGAPKCAQEILLLGTPILWWSFLPALGALVWLGIAHRDWRAYAIFASAMAGLLPWFYYAVRDGRTMFSFYVLPALPFLILAVVYVLGAVIARFRSTGIAVAAVYVVAVALCFAYFYPIFVDAVIPYDSWWARMWLGTRWV, from the coding sequence ATGATCACGGCGGTTCCCGATATCGTGCGGCGGCGGTTGACGAGCCTGGACACCCGGCTCGACCCGTATTCGTGGCTGGTCACCGGGGTGATCGTGACGATCGCCGCGATCCTGCGACTGAGCGGCATCACGTACCCCCAGAAGTTGATCTTTGACGAGATCTACTACCCGACCGACGCGTGGGACATGCTCCAGCACGGCGTCGAGTGGGACGAGAAGACCAACGGCCCGGGGTACGTCGTGCATCCGCCGCTGGGCAAATGGCTGATCGCGCTGGGCGAGAAGGCGGTCGGCAACTCCTCGCTGGGCTGGCGCCTGCCGGCCGCGATCGCCGGCACCCTGATGATCCTCATCCTGATCCGGGTCGCCTACCGCCTGTTCCACTCGATCGTGCTGGCCGGCCTGGCCGGGCTGCTGATGACCCTCGACGGGTTCCAGCTGGTGCTGTCCCGGACGTCGCTGCTGGACATCTTCCTCGGGCTGTTCGTGCTGGCCACGTTCGCGGCGATGGTCCTCGACCGCGATCACTACCGGCGGGGCCTGCTGCGCGCGCTGGAGACCGGGACCAACCGGGTGATCGTGCCGTGGTGGCTGTTCGTCGCGGGCGTCCTCTTCGGCCTGGCCTGTGCGGTCAAGTGGAGCGCCCTGTTCTTCCTGCCGGTGTTCGCCGTGCTGATCATCGTCTGGCGGGTGAAGGCTCGCCGCTCCGCCGGGGTCCGCGTCACGATCCTCGGCGACCTCGGCTGGGGCCTGACCAGTTTCGCCCTGGCCGCCGTCTTCTACCTGGCCACCTGGACCGGCTGGTTGGTCACCGGCACCGGCTTCTACCGCCATTGGCGGGCCGACAACGGGATGAGCGAACCGCCGGTCCTGGGCGCGCTGCTCAACCTCTGGCACTACCACTCCGAGGCGTACCGCTTCCACAGCGGACTGACCAAGCCGCACCGCTACCAGTCCTGGCCGTGGCAGTGGCTGCTGCTGGGCCGGCCGGTCCCGTTCGACTTCGCCACCCCGGGCGGCTGCGGCGCCCCGAAGTGCGCCCAGGAGATCCTGCTGCTCGGCACCCCGATCCTCTGGTGGTCGTTCCTGCCGGCCCTGGGCGCCCTGGTCTGGCTCGGCATCGCGCACCGCGACTGGCGCGCCTACGCGATCTTCGCGAGTGCGATGGCCGGCCTGCTCCCGTGGTTCTACTACGCGGTTCGCGACGGCCGGACGATGTTCTCGTTCTACGTCCTGCCGGCGCTGCCGTTCCTGATCCTCGCCGTCGTCTACGTCCTCGGCGCCGTGATCGCCCGCTTCCGGTCCACCGGCATCGCCGTCGCCGCGGTCTACGTCGTCGCGGTGGCGCTCTGTTTCGCCTACTTCTACCCGATCTTCGTCGACGCCGTGATCCCCTACGACAGCTGGTGGGCCCGCATGTGGCTGGGCACCCGCTGGGTCTGA
- a CDS encoding alpha/beta hydrolase domain-containing protein, which yields MARLAESATRLSSRTVDPARARRTSPTEEVAMTTPSSVPHRPRRRLQLIAAMAVAAVALSTGPVPGAAVAAAAPALVPSPAITVPPAGTHGFPFLAEAENLAAAGYTESEYFLSGVASSYVGLGVLGPSGRWPVAVAGRAAYRTRMLVRRPADPARFNGTVVVEWLNVSGQVDLSPDYWFAHDELLRAGYAWVGVSAQKVGVDGGIGDLPGLRQWDPARYATLSHPGDQFSYDIFSQAGQALRTPDGPNPLAGLDIRTVLADGESQSALRMTTYVNAVHPVAQVYDGFLIHSNSALAAPIDARGLGMPPAVRIRTDLQQPTFVVLTETDVVGHAPARQPDTATVHTWELAGTAHGDQWALDLGDPTLRRSLGSQTPAPDCPAGSAPPNDGPGHYGVAAALAHLTTWAQGGQAPPAASPVTVLGGVVIRDATTGLARGGLRLPDVTVPTRTLSGLRAIGGGPFCGLYGAHDPWNADADGWDRHDAGDPSDPVAPVSPEPDLTALYPTHARYVAAVRAAADAAVAAGYLLPPDAAQIVATAQASPIGG from the coding sequence GTGGCGAGACTGGCGGAATCCGCCACCCGGCTGTCCTCGCGGACGGTCGACCCGGCCCGGGCCCGGCGGACGTCCCCGACCGAGGAGGTAGCGATGACCACCCCGTCGTCCGTCCCGCACCGGCCCCGCCGCCGGCTTCAGCTGATCGCCGCGATGGCCGTCGCGGCCGTCGCGCTGAGCACCGGCCCGGTGCCCGGCGCCGCCGTAGCGGCGGCCGCGCCCGCCCTGGTCCCCAGCCCGGCGATCACCGTCCCGCCGGCCGGCACGCACGGCTTCCCGTTCCTGGCCGAAGCGGAGAACCTGGCCGCGGCCGGGTACACCGAGTCCGAGTACTTCCTCTCCGGCGTCGCGTCCTCGTACGTCGGGCTCGGTGTCCTCGGCCCGAGCGGGCGCTGGCCGGTCGCGGTGGCCGGGCGGGCCGCGTACAGGACCAGGATGCTGGTGCGCCGACCCGCCGATCCGGCCCGGTTCAACGGCACCGTGGTGGTGGAGTGGCTCAACGTCAGCGGCCAGGTGGACCTCTCGCCGGACTACTGGTTCGCCCACGACGAGCTGCTGCGCGCCGGGTACGCCTGGGTCGGCGTGTCCGCGCAGAAGGTCGGCGTGGACGGCGGGATCGGCGACCTGCCCGGGCTGCGTCAGTGGGACCCGGCTCGGTACGCGACACTGAGCCACCCCGGCGACCAGTTCTCGTACGACATCTTCTCCCAGGCGGGGCAGGCCCTTCGTACGCCCGACGGGCCGAACCCACTGGCCGGCCTCGACATACGCACGGTCCTTGCCGACGGGGAGTCGCAGTCGGCGCTGCGCATGACGACGTACGTCAACGCGGTGCACCCGGTCGCCCAGGTGTACGACGGTTTCCTCATCCACAGCAACAGCGCCCTGGCCGCCCCGATCGACGCGCGGGGGCTGGGCATGCCGCCGGCCGTCCGGATCCGTACCGACCTCCAGCAGCCCACGTTCGTCGTGCTCACCGAAACCGACGTGGTCGGCCACGCGCCGGCCCGCCAGCCGGACACCGCGACCGTGCACACCTGGGAACTGGCCGGCACCGCCCACGGCGACCAGTGGGCGCTCGACCTGGGCGATCCGACGCTGCGCCGGTCGCTGGGCAGCCAGACGCCGGCGCCCGACTGCCCGGCCGGCTCGGCCCCGCCCAACGACGGGCCGGGGCACTACGGCGTCGCCGCCGCGCTGGCGCACCTGACCACCTGGGCGCAGGGTGGCCAGGCGCCCCCGGCGGCCTCGCCGGTCACCGTCCTCGGCGGCGTGGTGATCCGGGACGCGACGACCGGGCTGGCCCGTGGTGGCCTGCGGCTGCCCGACGTGACAGTGCCGACCCGGACGCTGAGCGGCCTGCGGGCGATCGGCGGCGGACCGTTCTGCGGACTGTACGGAGCGCACGACCCGTGGAACGCCGACGCTGACGGGTGGGACCGCCATGACGCCGGCGACCCGTCCGACCCGGTCGCGCCGGTCAGCCCCGAGCCGGACCTGACCGCGCTGTATCCCACGCACGCGCGCTATGTCGCGGCAGTGCGAGCGGCGGCCGACGCCGCGGTGGCCGCCGGCTACCTGCTGCCGCCGGACGCGGCGCAGATCGTCGCCACCGCGCAGGCGTCCCCGATCGGCGGCTGA
- a CDS encoding MFS transporter codes for MGDDRIGLRGDRGAVLGAMMLATGLIAIDATIIATAVPSVVRDIGGFHQFPWLFSIYLLAQAVSVPVYGKLNDMFGRKPIILSGIALFLLGSIFCGAAANIWLLIAFRAVQGLGAGAIQPTTITIIGDLYSVAERAKVQGYVASVWGVSSVVGPTLGGVFSEYVSWRWIFFVNVPLCLLAAWMILRKFHEDRDRARPVVDYRGAALLTVGLTLLILGVLEGGQAWGWTSPAGVAILGLGALLLIAFGFVERTAAEPVLPLWIFRRRLLVISGQLSLGIGAVLMALSSYVPTYAQEVLGAGPLVAGLALAAFTLGWPVAASQSGRVYLRFGFRVCALTGATLVLAGSALLLLLGRHSSLVEVAGICMIIGLGMGLTASPTLIAAQSSVGWAERGVVTANNIFLRSVGSALGVAVFGAVANAVLGSGAVTAAGLTTAVHRIFIGVVVVAALMVVLAALLPADTPQQPAASAEDARAAPPSTRPRGR; via the coding sequence ATGGGCGACGACAGAATCGGCCTGCGCGGCGACCGGGGCGCGGTCCTGGGCGCGATGATGCTCGCCACCGGGCTGATCGCGATCGATGCGACGATCATCGCGACCGCTGTGCCGTCGGTGGTGCGCGACATCGGCGGCTTCCACCAGTTCCCCTGGCTCTTCTCGATCTACCTGCTCGCCCAGGCGGTGTCGGTGCCGGTCTACGGCAAGCTCAACGACATGTTCGGGCGCAAGCCGATCATCCTGTCCGGCATCGCGCTGTTCCTGCTCGGCTCGATCTTCTGCGGCGCCGCGGCGAACATCTGGCTGCTCATCGCCTTCCGCGCGGTGCAGGGCCTGGGCGCCGGGGCGATCCAGCCGACCACCATCACGATCATCGGTGACCTGTACTCGGTGGCCGAACGCGCCAAGGTGCAGGGCTACGTCGCCAGCGTCTGGGGCGTCTCGTCGGTCGTCGGACCCACCCTGGGCGGCGTGTTCAGCGAGTACGTCAGCTGGCGCTGGATCTTCTTCGTCAACGTCCCGCTCTGCCTGCTGGCGGCCTGGATGATCCTGCGCAAGTTCCACGAGGATCGGGACCGTGCCCGGCCGGTCGTCGACTACCGGGGCGCGGCGCTGCTGACCGTCGGGCTGACGCTGCTCATCCTCGGTGTCCTCGAGGGCGGCCAGGCCTGGGGCTGGACCTCGCCGGCCGGCGTCGCGATCCTCGGGCTCGGCGCGCTGCTGCTGATCGCATTCGGGTTCGTGGAGCGCACCGCGGCCGAGCCGGTTCTCCCCCTCTGGATCTTCCGCCGCCGCCTCCTGGTGATCAGCGGGCAGCTGTCCCTCGGTATCGGCGCCGTCCTGATGGCGCTCAGCTCCTACGTGCCGACCTACGCGCAGGAGGTGCTCGGCGCCGGGCCGCTGGTGGCCGGTCTGGCGCTGGCCGCGTTCACCCTGGGCTGGCCGGTCGCGGCGAGCCAGTCCGGCCGGGTTTACCTGCGGTTCGGCTTCCGGGTGTGCGCGCTGACCGGCGCCACGCTGGTGCTCGCCGGGTCGGCTCTGCTGCTCCTGCTCGGCCGGCACTCCAGCCTGGTCGAGGTGGCCGGCATCTGCATGATCATCGGGTTGGGCATGGGTCTCACCGCGTCGCCGACGCTGATCGCCGCGCAGTCCAGCGTCGGCTGGGCGGAGCGGGGCGTGGTCACCGCGAACAACATCTTCCTGCGGTCGGTGGGCAGCGCCCTGGGCGTGGCCGTGTTCGGCGCGGTCGCCAACGCGGTGCTGGGTTCCGGGGCGGTCACCGCGGCGGGCCTCACCACGGCCGTCCACCGGATCTTCATCGGTGTGGTCGTCGTGGCAGCGCTGATGGTGGTGCTGGCCGCGCTGCTGCCCGCCGACACCCCTCAGCAGCCGGCCGCGTCAGCCGAGGACGCCCGCGCGGCCCCGCCGAGCACCCGGCCGCGGGGGCGGTGA
- a CDS encoding LacI family DNA-binding transcriptional regulator, translating to MGRTTVQDVAREAGVSVATVSRALTGGTVSPSTREAVRAIAARLGYQPNRAARGLITGRTGNLGLIVPDLRNPFFADVAKGVTARARAVDHGVFITDTDEDPVAELEALATLGRNTDGVLLCSPRSADADLLTAADPERTVLLHRRVPGLPSVVADIAGGIRQAVRHLIALGHTRIAYVGGPEDSWAARQRLTVLTEVPEVLILDAVAPTFEGGLVAGDLVLAGPATAVLAYNDLVALGLLHRLAARGVAVPDRVSVVGFDDVSLAVMSHPPLTSVAVPKDRSGSVALDLLLGRTGAPVVLPASLVVRASSGVVRP from the coding sequence GTGGGGCGGACCACGGTACAGGACGTCGCGCGCGAGGCCGGCGTGTCGGTGGCGACGGTGTCCCGGGCGCTGACCGGCGGCACGGTCAGTCCGAGCACCCGGGAGGCGGTGCGCGCGATCGCCGCGCGGCTCGGGTACCAGCCCAACCGTGCTGCCCGGGGACTGATCACCGGGCGTACCGGAAACCTGGGGTTGATCGTTCCTGACCTGCGCAACCCGTTCTTCGCGGACGTGGCGAAAGGGGTGACGGCCCGGGCCCGCGCGGTCGACCACGGGGTGTTCATCACGGACACCGACGAGGATCCGGTCGCCGAGCTGGAGGCGCTCGCCACGCTCGGGCGCAACACCGACGGGGTGCTGCTCTGCTCGCCCCGATCGGCCGACGCCGATCTGCTGACCGCGGCCGATCCGGAGCGGACGGTGCTGCTGCACCGGCGGGTGCCCGGACTGCCGTCGGTGGTCGCGGACATCGCCGGCGGGATCAGGCAGGCGGTCCGGCATCTGATCGCTCTGGGACACACCCGGATCGCGTACGTCGGGGGGCCGGAGGATTCGTGGGCCGCGCGGCAGCGGCTCACCGTGCTGACCGAGGTCCCGGAGGTGCTGATCCTCGACGCGGTCGCGCCGACCTTCGAGGGCGGTCTGGTCGCCGGGGACCTGGTGCTGGCCGGCCCGGCCACCGCGGTCCTGGCCTACAACGACCTCGTCGCGCTCGGGCTGCTGCACCGGCTCGCGGCCCGCGGCGTGGCGGTGCCGGACCGGGTCAGCGTGGTCGGTTTCGACGACGTGAGCCTGGCAGTGATGAGCCATCCGCCGCTGACCAGCGTCGCCGTTCCGAAGGACCGATCAGGATCGGTCGCGCTCGACCTGTTACTCGGCCGCACCGGTGCGCCCGTCGTGCTGCCGGCCAGCCTGGTGGTGCGCGCCTCGTCGGGCGTGGTGCGCCCTTGA
- a CDS encoding response regulator: MANKALDVLIVDDDDADTLMIEEALLTAEPQPAVHRVADGSEAMDYLRRQGQYEDAARPDLILLDLNMPRMNGHEVLAQVKSDDALKSIPIVVLTTSTALPDITASYTRHANAFVTKPMDLEGFEEAVQKIKRFYSEVAILP, translated from the coding sequence ATGGCAAACAAAGCGCTGGATGTCTTGATCGTCGACGACGATGACGCCGACACCCTGATGATCGAGGAGGCGCTGCTCACCGCCGAGCCGCAGCCGGCCGTTCACCGGGTGGCCGACGGCAGCGAGGCGATGGACTACCTGCGCCGCCAGGGGCAGTACGAGGACGCCGCCCGGCCCGATCTGATCCTGCTGGACCTGAACATGCCCCGGATGAACGGGCACGAGGTGCTGGCCCAGGTGAAGAGCGACGACGCGCTGAAGAGCATCCCGATCGTGGTGCTGACCACCTCGACCGCGCTGCCCGACATCACCGCGAGCTACACCCGGCACGCCAACGCCTTCGTGACGAAACCGATGGATCTGGAGGGCTTCGAGGAGGCCGTCCAGAAGATCAAACGGTTCTACAGCGAGGTCGCCATCCTGCCGTAG